The Phyllostomus discolor isolate MPI-MPIP mPhyDis1 chromosome 9, mPhyDis1.pri.v3, whole genome shotgun sequence nucleotide sequence GAGTAACGTGTATTTGttacttctttcttaaaaatgaagttgaaaaaaTACTGGAGATTTTGTGAATGAACAGTCAAGACATTTTTCTGTCTAGCCTGCTGACCAGGGAAAGAAGGGCGAAAAAGCGAGGCTCTCGGGCGTCAGCAATCTCTTTAAATTCGAGATAAGTGCAAAAATGAGCGCTGTCTTGGACAGATGCTCCCCCCAAAAAGGAAAGGGGTAGAAGATAACTAAAGGGAGGGACTGAGTAGTTGGGAACATACTGGAAAAGGAGGAGACCCTGATGAGGGGTCACAGAGGTGACAATGAGACTTGGCATTTTATCAGCCCAGGTCATGCTGGGGTGGTTAATCAGGATGGGTGCAGACTCCTCGCAGGAATGAGGCGAGGGGGGTGGCCATCCTGCCAGCTGGGACCAAGATGGGGACAGAACACACAACCACAAGACCACTCACGACTATAGGATTCTACAATAAAAGCACCGGTCAGTGCCATTATTCACATTGTAAGGATAAAACATCACAGGCCAAAAAGGCGCCGTCAGGAATGTGGAACCCGCGGGCTGCGGGATTTGAAACTCCAATGCTTTATGACCTATGTCAATGCCTCCCCTCCCGTCTTCTGCTTCCTTGGAAAGCTAAACAGGCAGGCTGTTAGGTACCCACAACGCTGGGGTCGTGGGCCGATTCTGGAAGCGGGGAATCGGAGCAGTGGTACAGGAAACAATTTCCCCAGCAGCTATAGCAGATGAGGAAGAGGGCTGCCAGGAAAACCAAGGCACAAATTGTGCAAGGTTTCCGCTCCAGGAGGAAGCTGAGCAGGTAGAAGCCCATGAACATGGAGTGGCTGAACCACAGGGCGGGGTTGAGGGGCTTGGGGATGAGGAGGACAGGCAGCAGCCACTGGAGGCAATACATGATCTCTGCCAGGCAGGGCCTTCGCCAAGGCCGCTGGGCACCGCTGCAGGAACCGACCTAATGGGAGCCAGCGGGCGTGGGCGGCTGCCCTCCGCTTTCTTCAACCCTCACTCTCCAGGAGCTGAGCCGCTGTGCTCTCTGGCTGTCAGCCTGGGATCACCAAGGCAGCAGGGATCCTGAAGAGAAAAGTCAACATAacagacaaacagacaaaaaacagacagacagacaaaaaaaaaaaaaaaaacaggaacagaatgtaTACTTATTTGGGAAAATGGATCATGGTTAACAACAATAAATGTGAATGCCCTTGCCTCCCTGCCCACCCGTGGAAGTCTATTCATCTCCGAGTCACCATTTCTGGAAGCCTCCTGGGGTGTCTCCCCTGGGCTGCTTCGGGGCTCTTCCCGCAGGTCCCGAACAGTGGACTGGCTttgcctgggccctgcccagcagAGATCATGTATCGCCTCCTGGGGCTGCGGCCCGTCCTCAAGGGGTCCAGACCTCACAATACCGCCCTGTGGTTGCCACCGGAGGGTCACGCCCCACAGGATTAGCACAGGGTTCTCTCTCACAGCAGGTGCTGAGTAGAGTTAAAGCAGTTGGCGGCGCACGCACTGCCGACGGAGGAGATCGCAAGCAATGGATCCTCGCAAGCTTCGGGAAgctgcagcggcggcggcggcatcatcaaatattttgttttaagatggCAGCCTGGGACGAGCTTGCCTTTTTCAAACAGCCTGGCATCATTTTGCCAAAACCAGCCAACTTCTTCGAAAgtcaatatagaaaaaaaaaaaaatcatgctacTTCATCCAAACTGACCTCGCTTGGATGATTTACACTCTCCAACTGCTGCTGGCACGGTATAGAGCCTGACCTCTGagtttttaatcaaaattattttctgtccACATAGGGACAAATGACAGTTGGCCCCTGTGCCAGGCAGCGTGCTGGAGAGAGGTGCTTTTCAGAGGTGGGCCACTGGTGCGCTGTGACTGCGCTCGCAGACCGCGGTCAGCAAGGTCTAACTGCTGCGCCTGGAAACGGAGCTGCAGTAGCCACAACCCTCTGGTGGCGATAGCAAAACCTCGCTCCAGCCGCCCAGCGCAACGGGTACAAAGAACCTTGCTGGCTGAGGAAGAACTACCGGGGTCTGGGGGGAGGAGAGCAGAAAACAGAGGTTGAAATGACCTGTGCAAAAGCAAACTATCCCAGGGCGCATTTGACCACACCACGGGAGAGCTCATCCTATCCCTTCCGTGCGTACAAAGGCGCCAATCCCTCCCGTAAAGGAAAGATACCTGATAACTACCACTTTCCCGCCTAGAGTTTTGTGCACTGTAGGATTCCTACAATCGCCACCGCCGTAGGTCTGGCAACCGTAAGACCCAAGGATCACAGAAAGATTACACGCTCCCACTCTTGTGAAACAGGGGACCCTGGCTCACAACACATCAAATACTAGAAAAAGAGTCCTGAACAGGGGCCTGTGAAGCTAAAACTCCGGGGAGGGGCATCCTTTTTACTCCGTGGGGTAGATGATCCCTCTCTAAATTAGGATTCCATCTGTGCCGAAGGTGGGTTCTCGTACGGCACGGGACACTGGGCTCGAAGAGAGGAGGTCCGCACCAAGAGACACACACCCCCTACCCTTGCGCTATGTGCTACTAAGAGTTGCAGTTCCCCTCCATTTTACACTAAAATTCAAAAGCGGGGATGGCGGAATCTTCTGGAAAGGGGCTAAAATGAAACTCGGGAGGCGGGGGTCGGTGTGGAAAAAGCAGAtggattattttttcctctctcgtAGCGAATGAGGAGCGCCTCCGGCTTACCCCCCCTATTAGACCCCTGAAAACGCACATGCGCACTTGGGTGGCGGGCGGATACTTAAGGCGCGGCCACCGCGGCTGCGGCAGTGCGCCCAACAGCGGACTCCGAGAGACCATCGGCCCTCGGCGAACCCTCAGCCTTCGGCACACTCTCGACGCCCCAGTCTCGGAACCATGGCGGCAGTGGCAGTAGCATCGGCTGAACTGCTCATCATCGGCTGGTACATTTTTCGCGTGCTGCTGCAGGTAAATGGGCCCCGGttctgggtgggagaggggtcctGATACGCGCCCCCAAACCGGCAAGCCCACGTTGTAATTGCCGCCTCCCCGACCCGTCCTATCCTGATTGCCGCGATCCCTGCCTGCCCGAGTGCCGCGGCCGGCACCACGCGCCCCCACCCGTTCCCTGCGCCCTCCTCCTAGCGCAGACCCTTCTCAGTGCGCCCGCGCCCGGCCGGGAACAAAGAGTTGGGGCGCGGCGGGCGCCAGCCGCCACGGAACGCCGAGGCTCTTAGCGACCAACGTGGTAAGAAAAACCCGCTATACCCAGACTCGACCCCAGGAGGGAGGCGGGGCACGTCTGTTTCGCGAAAACAGACTTTACAACTCGCGGAGCAAAAATTTTCTGCCTTAAAGAATTGCGCATTGCGGggaaattgcattaaaaaaaataaagtgattgcGGGGTTGGGACAAAAAATAAGTTGGAAAAAGGCACTTCtcaaaaacaaatgcaaagcaCTTAGCGAAAACCAACCcacaacaaattagaaaaaaaggaattcacgggaaaaaatgaatttgagaaAATGCGCATTGCAGGAAAAATAGACAAGAACACTTAGAAAAATTACATTAGATAAGAAGCGCattgcagaaaaaaattagacaaagGAGCAAACAAGAAAGTGAATCAGATAAAAGCGCTTtgaggaaaatagaagaaaaggctctttgcagaaaaatggaagaaaaaagcgCTTCCTAAAAATCCAATTtcgctttattaaaaaaatcaaattaaggcAAAGcgatttgtttaaaaagaaaaaaatcagaagaaagcaCTTTGCCATAAAATCATTTACTCTAAAAACACCCTTTGTAGGAAGAATTCCCTGCTAAGGAATTCTTTGCCAAAGGAATTGCATATTTCCTTCAAGGTGTTCCTGGAATGCTGCATTTACTGGGTAGGATTCCCTTTTCGAAATCATCCAGGGACCCAGCCCATTGCAAGAAGTGAGG carries:
- the LOC114506216 gene encoding bladder cancer-associated protein; protein product: MYCLQWLLPVLLIPKPLNPALWFSHSMFMGFYLLSFLLERKPCTICALVFLAALFLICYSCWGNCFLYHCSDSPLPESAHDPSVVGT
- the NNAT gene encoding neuronatin isoform X2 is translated as MAAVAVASAELLIIGWYIFRVLLQVFLECCIYWVGFPFRNHPGTQPIARSEVFRYSLQKLAYTVSRTGRQVLGERRRAPN